A stretch of Sphingobium yanoikuyae DNA encodes these proteins:
- a CDS encoding IS3 family transposase (programmed frameshift): MKPKPSLKKSVTKAPAERVVKDIRRATRRHFSAEDKIRIVLDGLRGEDSIAELCRKEGIAQSLYYTWSKEFMEAGKRRLAGDTARAATTGEVQDLRREARNLKECVADLTLENRLLKKKHDRGWGRRRMRYPASEKLEIIRIVEQSHLPAKHTLDQLGIARRTFYRWYDRFVEGGPEALEDRPSAPSRVWNRIGDDIQHQIVEMALDYSELSPRELAVRFTDEKRYFVSEATVYRLLKAHDLITSPAYVVIKAADAFHTKTTRVNEMWQTDFTYFKIIGWGWMYLSTVLDDFSRYIIAWKLCTNMRAEDVTDTLDLALKASGCDSATVLHKPRLLSDNGPSYIAGELAEYIEANKMSHVRGAPMHPQTQGKIERWHQTLKNRILLENYFLLGDLEAQIKAFVELYNNQRYHESLNNVTPADAYFGRAPAIIKQRERIKRQTIEHRRLLHRKLAA, translated from the exons ATGAAGCCCAAACCCTCCTTGAAGAAATCGGTGACGAAGGCTCCTGCTGAGCGGGTGGTGAAGGATATCCGGCGTGCGACCCGTCGGCACTTCTCGGCTGAGGACAAGATCCGGATCGTGCTGGATGGCCTGCGCGGCGAGGACAGCATCGCCGAGCTGTGCCGCAAGGAAGGCATTGCTCAAAGCCTGTACTACACCTGGTCGAAGGAGTTCATGGAAGCGGGCAAGCGCCGTCTGGCTGGTGATACGGCACGGGCCGCAACCACCGGCGAAGTGCAGGATCTGCGTCGCGAAGCCCGGAACCTGAAGGAATGCGTGGCCGATCTGACGCTGGAAAACCGGCTGCTTA AAAAAAAGCATGATCGCGGATGGGGGCGACGACGAATGAGGTATCCCGCGTCCGAGAAGCTCGAGATCATTCGGATCGTCGAGCAGTCGCACCTGCCCGCCAAGCATACGCTGGACCAACTCGGCATTGCCCGTCGGACCTTCTATCGCTGGTATGATCGCTTCGTCGAAGGCGGGCCAGAGGCGCTGGAAGATCGACCATCGGCACCGAGCCGGGTGTGGAACCGCATCGGCGACGATATCCAGCATCAGATCGTCGAGATGGCGCTGGATTACAGCGAGTTGTCGCCGCGCGAACTGGCGGTGCGCTTCACCGACGAGAAACGGTACTTCGTGTCAGAAGCCACGGTTTACCGTCTGTTGAAGGCCCATGATCTGATCACCAGTCCCGCCTATGTCGTGATCAAGGCGGCCGATGCGTTCCACACCAAGACCACCCGGGTGAACGAGATGTGGCAAACCGACTTCACCTACTTCAAGATCATCGGGTGGGGCTGGATGTACCTGTCGACCGTGCTCGACGACTTCTCGCGCTACATCATCGCCTGGAAGCTGTGCACCAATATGCGGGCCGAGGATGTCACCGACACGCTGGACCTCGCCCTTAAGGCTTCCGGCTGCGACAGCGCCACCGTGCTGCACAAGCCTCGGCTGCTGTCGGATAATGGCCCGAGCTATATTGCCGGCGAGTTGGCCGAATACATCGAGGCCAACAAGATGAGCCATGTGCGCGGCGCTCCGATGCATCCCCAGACCCAAGGCAAGATCGAACGCTGGCATCAGACCCTCAAGAATCGCATCCTGCTGGAAAACTACTTCCTACTCGGCGACCTTGAGGCCCAGATCAAGGCCTTCGTCGAGCTCTACAACAACCAGCGTTACCACGAGAGCCTGAACAACGTAACGCCCGCCGACGCCTACTTCGGCAGGGCGCCAGCCATCATCAAACAGCGTGAAAGGATCAAGCGACAGACCATCGAACATCGGCGCTTGCTGCACCGCAAGCTCGCCGCCTAA
- a CDS encoding autoinducer binding domain-containing protein, with the protein MMIGLGQVQDFCAVAGAIKDATALSDLMAEITKAMGFRHYALVHHVDLKPAVRSVHIVDYPQDWVERFQARRLYASDPIHRQAGAKAAPAMKRPPTDMLAGAPGSLRNEGDVAMSSPRS; encoded by the coding sequence ATGATGATCGGGCTTGGGCAAGTTCAGGATTTCTGCGCTGTCGCTGGCGCGATCAAGGACGCTACGGCCTTGTCTGACCTGATGGCCGAAATCACGAAGGCCATGGGCTTTCGGCACTATGCCCTGGTCCATCATGTCGACCTGAAGCCTGCGGTTCGCTCGGTCCACATCGTCGACTATCCGCAAGACTGGGTGGAGCGCTTCCAGGCGAGACGCCTCTATGCGAGCGACCCGATCCACCGGCAAGCAGGAGCCAAGGCCGCTCCGGCCATGAAAAGGCCCCCGACAGACATGCTGGCGGGGGCCCCCGGAAGCCTACGCAATGAAGGCGATGTCGCTATGTCATCTCCTCGTTCGTAG
- a CDS encoding DUF4142 domain-containing protein gives MRNHLWMSVAPIAALALGACSPKAEQKADNALNDTGAAVSNALNSTGNAIDNAQQALTTTPTGQEFADAAAKSDAFEIEAAKLATTNAQSPQVKEFAGMMVAAHTESTAKIKAAAKAASPAITPNATLTKDQAEDLAELKTLKGAEFDKEYIDGQVDAHEDALDLMRKYAVDGNVVSLKQAAGEIAPVVEKHLSSARALDKD, from the coding sequence ATGAGAAATCATCTGTGGATGAGTGTCGCACCGATAGCGGCCCTTGCGCTTGGCGCTTGCAGCCCGAAAGCCGAACAAAAGGCCGATAACGCCTTGAACGATACCGGTGCTGCCGTTTCGAACGCTCTCAATTCCACCGGCAACGCAATCGACAATGCGCAGCAGGCTCTCACGACGACGCCAACCGGCCAGGAATTTGCGGACGCGGCCGCCAAAAGCGATGCCTTCGAGATAGAAGCCGCCAAGCTGGCGACGACAAATGCCCAGTCTCCCCAGGTGAAGGAATTTGCCGGGATGATGGTCGCCGCCCACACGGAATCGACCGCAAAGATCAAGGCCGCGGCCAAGGCGGCCAGTCCCGCGATTACGCCAAATGCGACACTGACCAAGGACCAGGCGGAAGATCTGGCGGAGCTGAAGACGCTCAAGGGCGCTGAGTTCGACAAGGAATATATCGACGGCCAGGTCGATGCCCATGAGGATGCCCTCGACCTGATGCGCAAATATGCCGTGGACGGGAACGTCGTCTCGCTCAAGCAGGCAGCGGGCGAGATAGCGCCGGTCGTCGAGAAGCATCTTTCAAGCGCCAGGGCGCTCGACAAGGACTGA
- a CDS encoding DUF488 family protein: MKIFTIGYEGVTQAQLIEALRAAGVEVLADVRALPLSRRPGFSKNILASGLREAGIDYVGFKALGTPPAGREAARRGQHARLTEIYAGQLDLPEAIVQAAQLVELAAARPTALLCFERDPAGCHRSLLLDAVLPDADRVDLYPG, translated from the coding sequence ATGAAGATTTTCACCATCGGCTATGAGGGGGTAACCCAGGCACAGCTGATCGAGGCGCTCAGGGCAGCGGGCGTTGAAGTCCTGGCCGATGTGCGGGCCCTTCCACTCTCGCGCCGCCCGGGATTTTCGAAGAATATCCTTGCATCCGGACTGCGCGAGGCGGGGATCGACTATGTCGGCTTCAAGGCGCTTGGCACCCCGCCGGCAGGCCGCGAAGCGGCGCGCAGGGGGCAGCATGCACGCCTGACGGAAATCTATGCGGGTCAGCTCGACCTGCCCGAGGCGATTGTTCAGGCCGCGCAACTGGTCGAACTGGCTGCGGCGCGCCCCACCGCGCTGCTCTGCTTCGAGCGCGATCCTGCGGGCTGCCATCGATCCCTGCTGCTCGATGCCGTCCTGCCAGACGCTGATCGGGTTGATCTCTATCCAGGCTGA
- a CDS encoding HU family DNA-binding protein translates to MTGNELIEAVATQQAATKSDVKKIIDAAAWGEEVSIAGFGKFKVNQSAAQVGRIPRTGDPMTIPASRKVGFQPAKALKDKVNS, encoded by the coding sequence ATGACCGGAAATGAACTGATCGAAGCCGTCGCTACCCAGCAAGCGGCCACCAAGTCGGACGTGAAGAAGATCATCGACGCGGCAGCCTGGGGCGAAGAGGTCTCGATCGCAGGCTTCGGCAAGTTCAAGGTGAACCAGAGCGCGGCCCAGGTGGGCAGGATTCCCCGGACGGGCGACCCGATGACGATTCCGGCGTCGCGCAAGGTAGGGTTCCAGCCAGCCAAGGCGCTCAAGGACAAGGTCAACAGCTGA
- a CDS encoding hemerythrin domain-containing protein produces MAKAEYSDAIALLKSDHRTVEELFEQYEKAASAKKKGDIAHQICTELKIHTLIEEEIFYPAFESKIEADTLEEAYVEHDGAKVLINDIEAGSTQDRFFDAKVKVLSEEIKHHVHEEEMRGEGMFAQCRDTDVDLVALRDLMLARKEALTAQAKAGGLPAAKPTAVNLIPA; encoded by the coding sequence ATGGCCAAGGCCGAATATAGTGATGCCATCGCCCTTCTGAAGTCCGATCATCGCACGGTCGAAGAGCTATTCGAACAATATGAGAAAGCCGCTTCAGCAAAGAAGAAGGGCGATATCGCTCACCAGATTTGCACCGAGCTCAAAATCCATACGCTGATCGAGGAAGAGATTTTCTATCCCGCGTTCGAAAGCAAGATCGAGGCAGACACGCTTGAAGAGGCCTATGTCGAACATGATGGTGCCAAGGTGCTGATCAATGACATCGAGGCTGGCTCGACGCAGGACAGATTCTTCGACGCCAAGGTCAAGGTTCTGTCCGAAGAGATCAAGCACCACGTCCATGAGGAAGAAATGCGCGGCGAAGGCATGTTTGCGCAGTGTCGCGATACCGATGTCGACCTGGTGGCGCTTCGGGATCTGATGCTTGCACGCAAAGAAGCGTTGACCGCGCAGGCGAAAGCGGGGGGCCTGCCCGCCGCCAAGCCAACCGCGGTCAACCTGATCCCCGCCTGA
- a CDS encoding TIGR03557 family F420-dependent LLM class oxidoreductase, which yields MPKFGYKLMTEEHGPKVLVENAIRAEKAGFDFVSISDHFHPWLESQGHAPFAWSVLGAIAHATDRIGIATGLTCPILRYHPVIVAQAAATIAVMSDDRFTLAVGAGERLNEHVTGARWPSVPERHEMLGEAIDIFRLLWKGGVHSWHGTHFVVDHAQLYDLPTEPIPIVLGVSGPSSVTLAAEKGDGIMTTAPDGDLVKSYEAKAGNPGPRYAEAVIAYASSAEQGLDIAHDRFRFSAFDWSVNSEVPSVQGFEAASQYVRPEDLASKVSAGPDVQAHVQLISQYVDAGFDHIVLTCPGDDQAGFIDFFEQELKPALSRPEKEPSR from the coding sequence ATGCCGAAGTTCGGATATAAGCTGATGACGGAGGAGCACGGGCCGAAGGTGCTCGTGGAAAATGCGATCCGCGCAGAGAAAGCGGGGTTCGATTTCGTCTCCATTTCGGACCATTTCCACCCCTGGCTCGAGTCACAGGGCCATGCGCCCTTTGCTTGGAGCGTCTTGGGCGCCATCGCCCATGCTACGGATCGCATTGGCATCGCGACCGGCCTTACCTGCCCGATCCTGCGCTATCATCCCGTCATCGTCGCGCAGGCGGCGGCCACTATCGCGGTCATGAGTGACGATCGTTTCACTCTGGCGGTCGGCGCGGGTGAACGCCTGAACGAACATGTCACCGGTGCCCGGTGGCCGTCGGTGCCCGAGCGGCACGAAATGCTGGGTGAGGCGATCGACATCTTTCGCCTTCTCTGGAAGGGCGGCGTTCATAGCTGGCATGGAACGCATTTTGTTGTCGACCACGCCCAGCTTTATGATCTTCCAACCGAGCCTATCCCGATCGTCCTGGGCGTGAGTGGTCCATCCTCCGTCACACTCGCCGCTGAAAAGGGCGATGGCATCATGACGACCGCACCAGATGGCGATCTCGTGAAGAGTTATGAAGCGAAGGCCGGCAACCCAGGCCCCCGATATGCCGAGGCAGTCATTGCCTATGCGTCGAGCGCCGAGCAGGGGTTGGACATCGCTCATGACAGGTTTCGCTTTTCTGCCTTCGACTGGTCGGTCAACAGCGAGGTTCCTTCCGTCCAGGGCTTCGAAGCCGCAAGCCAATATGTCCGGCCTGAGGACCTGGCCTCGAAGGTTTCGGCTGGCCCGGATGTCCAGGCCCACGTCCAGTTGATCTCGCAATATGTTGATGCTGGCTTCGACCATATTGTGTTGACATGTCCTGGCGACGATCAGGCAGGATTCATCGATTTCTTCGAACAGGAGTTGAAGCCGGCCCTGTCGCGTCCGGAGAAGGAACCGTCCAGATGA
- a CDS encoding DUF3182 family protein gives MASSHLTRLVKIYTTRSGAMNNEHDRVARAELARRIARLGQATFVDNDPAPVSEPDGDARDTLFIPTGTIDLEMARQLGIRNESQIYGGVVPHGFVGSKVITHPVFPGSNEVPEGWRPELGAALAPYVLTGWSAFSVDAVREASLDMLRYGSIRLKEVEATAGLGQFVVTSPGELEEAIAQLDADAIARHGVVIEENLDNVITYSVGVTCLFGEIISYWGTQRLAANNEGATVYGGSTLHVVRGGFEQLAGLSLADDLQQGIEKAIAYDATVSKFYPDLMASRRNYDVAAGMNSSGEMRIGVLEQSWRAGGASGAEIAAFEAFARDRALSAVTCATMEIYGHLDAAPEGSILYYSGIDAVAGPITKYAMELE, from the coding sequence ATGGCCAGTTCGCATCTGACCCGTCTTGTGAAGATCTATACCACCCGGTCCGGCGCCATGAACAACGAACATGACAGGGTCGCAAGAGCCGAGCTTGCGCGAAGGATAGCCCGGCTTGGTCAGGCGACATTCGTCGATAACGACCCTGCGCCAGTCTCCGAGCCGGATGGTGATGCGCGGGACACGCTCTTCATTCCGACCGGCACGATTGACCTGGAAATGGCGCGCCAACTGGGCATCCGCAACGAAAGCCAGATTTACGGGGGCGTTGTTCCACATGGCTTCGTCGGAAGCAAGGTCATCACGCATCCGGTTTTTCCAGGCAGCAACGAAGTTCCTGAAGGATGGCGGCCCGAACTGGGCGCCGCTCTTGCGCCTTATGTTCTTACTGGCTGGTCGGCATTCAGCGTAGATGCCGTGCGCGAAGCGAGTCTCGACATGCTTCGCTATGGTTCGATCCGTCTGAAGGAGGTCGAGGCGACAGCGGGGCTCGGACAATTTGTCGTCACTTCGCCAGGGGAGCTGGAAGAAGCGATTGCGCAGCTCGATGCGGATGCCATTGCGCGTCACGGCGTCGTGATCGAAGAGAATCTCGACAATGTCATCACTTACAGCGTGGGCGTGACATGTCTTTTTGGAGAGATCATCTCCTATTGGGGCACCCAGCGCCTTGCCGCCAACAACGAAGGCGCCACCGTCTATGGAGGCTCGACCCTGCATGTGGTGAGGGGTGGCTTTGAACAGCTGGCAGGCCTGAGCCTGGCCGACGATCTGCAGCAAGGGATCGAGAAGGCGATCGCATATGATGCGACCGTCTCGAAATTCTACCCGGATCTGATGGCCTCTCGTCGCAATTATGACGTCGCCGCAGGCATGAATTCTTCCGGTGAAATGCGCATCGGTGTTCTTGAGCAGAGCTGGCGGGCGGGCGGTGCAAGCGGCGCCGAGATAGCGGCCTTCGAAGCCTTTGCACGCGATCGCGCGTTGTCGGCGGTCACATGCGCCACGATGGAAATTTATGGTCATCTTGACGCCGCGCCGGAGGGTAGCATCCTCTATTATAGCGGTATCGATGCGGTCGCGGGACCGATCACAAAATATGCAATGGAGCTGGAATGA
- a CDS encoding alpha/beta hydrolase family protein produces MTGSQICFDVEGESLDATILSPDKLVPGILFIHGWGGSRDQDMVRAEEIAQLGCICFTFDLRGHARHAEERNRVTRSHGLADVVAAYDYLVGQDQVDPSAIAVVGTSYGGYLAALLTAVRPVNWLALRVPALYPDEHWDVPKAMLDRDLINAYRARFRTGREDKALAACEQFAGDVLIVESEQDDYVPHATISSYMSAFHNSNSLSYRILKGADHSLRDEGCRRAYNQLLLTWIEEMVRGGRRPSTSSHQDAGELPAQAYKLADR; encoded by the coding sequence ATGACGGGCAGCCAGATATGTTTTGACGTCGAGGGGGAAAGTCTGGACGCGACCATCCTGTCACCGGACAAGCTCGTTCCTGGCATTCTCTTCATCCACGGATGGGGCGGTTCGCGCGATCAGGACATGGTTAGGGCCGAAGAGATCGCGCAGCTGGGCTGTATCTGCTTCACCTTTGATCTGCGGGGCCATGCCCGGCACGCCGAAGAGCGCAACCGGGTGACGCGCTCTCATGGTCTTGCCGACGTCGTGGCTGCCTATGATTATCTCGTCGGTCAGGACCAGGTCGATCCATCTGCCATTGCGGTCGTCGGAACAAGCTATGGCGGCTATCTCGCCGCGCTCCTCACTGCCGTCCGCCCGGTCAACTGGCTCGCCTTGCGCGTCCCTGCTCTCTATCCTGACGAACATTGGGATGTCCCCAAGGCGATGCTAGACCGCGATCTTATCAATGCCTATCGGGCTCGCTTCCGCACGGGTCGCGAGGACAAGGCTCTGGCGGCTTGCGAGCAATTTGCGGGCGACGTGCTGATCGTCGAGTCAGAGCAAGACGACTATGTGCCGCACGCGACAATCAGCTCCTACATGTCCGCGTTCCACAACAGTAATTCCTTGAGCTACCGCATCCTCAAAGGCGCTGATCACTCGTTGCGGGACGAAGGGTGTCGGCGCGCCTACAACCAGTTGCTGCTGACCTGGATCGAGGAAATGGTCCGTGGCGGCCGCCGGCCGTCGACAAGCAGTCATCAGGACGCCGGAGAGCTTCCTGCCCAGGCCTACAAGCTGGCGGACCGATAA
- a CDS encoding pyridoxamine 5'-phosphate oxidase family protein: MSLSLEDLSRKMKEIDFAMLATHAADGAIGSRPMSNNREVDYDGTAWFFTDETALMVSEIETNPSVNLSYQGKSGLLGHRPFFVAVEGRGVLIRDQAQFDAHWTKGLERWWPQGTQTPGLVLIQVIGKRAHYWDGEEEGEILLEGTR, encoded by the coding sequence ATGTCATTGTCGCTTGAAGATCTGTCGCGAAAGATGAAGGAAATCGATTTCGCGATGCTTGCCACCCACGCCGCAGACGGCGCGATCGGATCGCGTCCGATGAGCAACAACCGCGAAGTCGATTATGATGGCACTGCGTGGTTCTTCACTGACGAAACTGCGCTGATGGTCTCGGAAATCGAGACCAATCCGTCAGTCAATCTGAGCTATCAGGGCAAGTCTGGCTTGCTCGGCCATCGGCCTTTCTTCGTTGCGGTCGAGGGGCGGGGCGTCTTGATCAGGGATCAGGCTCAATTCGACGCACATTGGACAAAGGGGCTGGAACGCTGGTGGCCGCAGGGCACCCAGACCCCCGGACTTGTTCTGATCCAAGTGATCGGCAAGCGCGCCCATTATTGGGATGGCGAGGAGGAAGGCGAAATCCTGCTTGAGGGCACCCGTTGA
- a CDS encoding class I SAM-dependent methyltransferase — MADVQEAALYPASRSHARTSDLKARLVAAAEFFKSPTMVGSSFPASHWLINRMLHGIDWSRVTTMLEYGPGTGAFTAAILTRLPSHARLIAIDTSASFTDHLISAIPDQRLHVVTGSAADVQHIMASHGLSQADCIISGLPFSTLEPDAATQIIDRSAQLLCPHGLFMAYQMRTAVRPLLEDRYGSVRAAYEWRNIPPCHLFWASEPNQAMAQ, encoded by the coding sequence ATGGCCGATGTGCAAGAAGCCGCCCTTTACCCCGCTTCCCGATCTCATGCACGAACAAGTGATCTGAAGGCCCGGCTTGTCGCCGCCGCTGAATTCTTCAAAAGCCCGACCATGGTCGGCTCATCATTTCCCGCTTCGCATTGGCTGATAAACCGGATGCTGCACGGCATCGACTGGTCTCGTGTGACGACGATGCTGGAATATGGACCGGGGACTGGCGCGTTCACCGCTGCCATTCTCACTCGCCTCCCGTCCCATGCCAGGCTGATCGCCATCGACACCAGCGCGTCTTTCACCGACCATCTGATCTCGGCAATCCCGGACCAACGATTGCACGTCGTGACCGGATCGGCGGCAGATGTGCAGCATATCATGGCCAGTCACGGCCTTTCTCAGGCCGATTGCATCATTTCCGGGCTGCCCTTTTCGACACTCGAGCCAGACGCCGCGACGCAGATCATTGATCGCAGCGCTCAACTCCTGTGCCCACATGGACTCTTCATGGCTTATCAGATGCGGACCGCCGTGCGCCCGCTGCTCGAAGACCGATATGGGTCGGTGCGGGCCGCATATGAATGGCGCAATATACCACCCTGCCACCTGTTCTGGGCATCGGAGCCCAATCAGGCCATGGCGCAGTGA